From Eschrichtius robustus isolate mEscRob2 chromosome 7, mEscRob2.pri, whole genome shotgun sequence, a single genomic window includes:
- the LOC137767722 gene encoding interferon-induced protein with tetratricopeptide repeats 1-like has product MSNNADEDQIKDKLQQLRCHFTWELVINDTEIPDLENRVLEQIEFLDTKYNVGIHNLLAYVKHLRGQNEEALKSLKEAEDLTQQEHANQLDVRSLVTWGNYAWLHYHMGRHAEAQIYLDKVKNACRKLANSSSYRMECPHVDCEEGWALLKCGGKNYERAKVCFEKALEVDPENPEFSTGYAITVYRLEGFHKAAQDTGAFCLNTLKQAVRLNPNDEYIKALLALKLQDVGQESEGEKYIKEALTNASSKIYILRYAAKFYRRKGSLDEALQFLKLALKATPSSVFLHHQMGLCYKSQVTQIKRATNWQPKGQDKENINRIIQSAIPHFEFAVQKKPTFEVAYIDLAEMYTEAGDHKKAEDAYQKVLCRESLDTSMLQQVHFYYGRFLEFQKKSEVDAISHYLKAVKIENASLGRDKSINSLKKLALRKLQRDASDIESLCILGFIHKVKGEMNEALEYYEQALRLVPVLENSVLVTCRH; this is encoded by the exons ATGAG taATAATGCTGATGAGGATCAGATCAAGGATAAGCTGCAACAGTTGAGATGTCACTTTACATGGGAGTTGGTCATTAACGACACTGAAATACCTGATTTAGAAAACAGGGTCTTGGAGCAGATTGAGTTCctagacaccaaatacaacgtgGGAATACACAACTTACTGGCCTATGTGAAACACCTGAGAGGCCAGAATGAGGAAGCCCTGAAGAGTTTGAAAGAAGCTGAAGACTTAACCCAGCAAGAACATGCCAACCAATTAGACGTGAGAAGTCTGGTTACCTGGGGCAACTATGCCTGGCTGCATTACCACATGGGCCGACATGCAGAAGCCCAGATTTACCTGGACAAGGTGAAGAACGCTTGCAGGAAGCTTGCAAATTCCTCCAGCTATAGAATGGAGTGTCCTCATGTGGACTGTGAGGAAGGATGGGCCTTGCTGAAATGTGGAGGAAAGAATTATGAGCGGGCCAAGGTCTGCTTTGAAAAGGCTCTGGAAGTGGACCCTGAAAACCCTGAATTCAGCACTGGGTATGCAATCACCGTCTATCGCCTGGAGGGCTTTCACAAAGCAGCACAGGATACTGGGGCATTTTGTCTGAATACCCTAAAACAGGCTGTCAGGCTAAATCCAAACGATGAATATATTAAGGCTCTCCTTGCCCTGAAGCTTCAAGATGTAGGACAAgaatctgaaggagaaaaatacattaaagaagCACTGACCAATGCGTCCTCGAAGATCTATATCCTTCGATATGCTGCCAAGTTCTACCGAAGAAAAGGCTCTCTGGATGAAGCTCTTCAGTTCTTAAAACTGGCCTTGAAAGCAACACCCTCCTCTGTCTTCCTGCATCACCAGATGGGGCTTTGCTACAAGTCACAAGTGACCCAAATAAAGAGAGCTACAAACTGGCAGCCTAAAGGACAGgataaagaaaacatcaacagAATAATACAATCGGCCATACCTCATTTtgaatttgctgtgcaaaaaaagCCCACATTTGAGGTGGCTTACATAGACCTGGCAGAAATGTACACAGAAGCAGGTGACCACAAAAAAGCTGAAGATGCTTATCAAAAGGTGTTATGCAGGGAATCACTCGACACATCTATGCTGCAACAGGTACATTTCTATTACGGCCGATTTctggaatttcaaaaaaaatctgaagttgATGCAATCAGCCATTATTTAAAAGCAGTAAAAATAGAAAACGCATCATTAGGAAGGGATAAAAGTATCAATTCTTTGAAGAAATTGGCTTTAAGGAAACTTCAGAGAGATGCATCAGATATAGAAAGCTTGTGCATCCTTGGGTTCATCCACAAAGTAAAAGGAGAAATGAATGAAGCCCTGGAGTATTACGAGCAGGCCCTGAGGCTGGTTCCTGTCTTGGAGAACTCTGTGCTTGTGACCTGTAGGCATTGA